The genomic interval TTGAATGTTTCTCCCGCTAACATGTTGCCTTATTATGCATTGAAAAGTAATGCTACAGTTATCGAGATTAATCCCAACGCAACAGAAATGACCCGATTAATGGATTTTTCTATTAGATCAAGTGCATCTTTGGCGCTTCCAATGATTTTTGGAATTCCTTAGTCTACATTATACTATGAACTGGGGGCTAGAATTCAACTCATATTCGTACTTTAAACAATTGTAAGGCAAAAATATATTTCGAATATTAGCCTAGATAGACAATAATTGAAATGTCTATCTCTTAAACAACCCTATGCATATCTGTTAGCCAGAGGGAAAAAGACAATCGAAATTCGAAAGTGGAATACCAACCATAGAGGTGAATTTTATATTCATTCTTCAAAAAATACAAACGAGGAGGCATGTTCTGTCTTAAGGATCTATAAGGATCAACTTGCAAATGGAGCAATAATAGGAAAGGGCTTTTTGTATGATGTAAAGGTTTATTCTACATTTAGAGAATTTGCAAGAGATAAGGATAAACATTTTTCAATTGAAAAAAATAGTGATAATCTTTTTTCTACCAATTTTAAAAGATACGGATTTTTGGTCAAAGACTCCTCATTATTTAGCAACCCAATACCATACATTGGGAAGCTAGGAATGTTTGAAGTCGAATTGTAATTGAAAATAATAATATACGATCACTAGCTGGCAAGAAAAAAACACTAAAGACTTATACATTTCTTAAAAAGTAAGGTCTTTAGTAATTAATCCCAAATGAGTATCAAACTGATAACTTATCAGTTATCAGGCATTCATGTCTTTATTATTATATTAAGCAAATTAAATCTCTGTTGTTGTTTTTTTTTCAGCAGCTCGTAAAATATTGAGTGCAGAGCCAGCTCTAAACCACTTTAATTGTGCTTCATTGTATGAATGAACCAGTTGAATATTTTCCTCAAAGTCGTCACTATGGTACAAGACTGCAGTTACCACTCCTTTGGGGCGAAGATTTTGCAAATCAAGAATGCTTATCTTATCGTCTTCTCTAATTTTATCATAGTCTGATTGGTCAACAAACGTTAAAGCGAGAATCCCTTGTTTTTTCAGATTTGTCTCATGGATTCTAGCAAAACTCTTAGCAATGACTGCAGCACAACCCAAATACCTGGGGGTCATTGCAGCATGTTCACGACTGCTTCCTTCACCATAATTTTTATCTCCTATTATTATCCATTTTGTCTTGTCTTGTTTATACTCTCTAGCTATATGCGAAAATGATTCAATGTTATTGTTTAGTTGATTTAGTCCCTTGCCAACTTCGCCTTCCCTAAATGAATTAACTGCCCCAAGTAACAAATTATCACTAAGTCTGTCTAAGTGTCCTCTATACATCAACCAGGGTCCTGCTGGCGAAATATGATCTGTGGTGCACTTCCCCTTTACTTTAGCTAATACAGGTAACTTGCTAAAATCGTTACCATCCCATTCTAAAAATGGTTGGAGTGTTTGAAGCCTCTGACTATTACTATCTATTCGTACTATTACTGTGTCTGGATTCTCATCCGGAGGAACATAAATATTTATAGTATCCTTAAAACCCAATGGTGGAACTTCTGGTGCGATTTTTGGAGGTGATAACATAAACTTTGTGCCATCCTTTGCTACTAGTTCATCTTTTAGGGGGTTAAAAGAGAGTCGGCCGCCTAGTGCGAGGGCAATAACAAGCTCCGGACTACCAATAAAGTTCATTGTCTCTCTTCTACCATCATTTCTACCTGGAAAGTTTCTGTTGTAAGAAGTTACAATTGTATTTGGTTCTCCCTTTTTCATTTCGGGTCTATTCCATTGGCCTATGCACGGTCCACAAGCATTGGCCAAGACGTTAGCACCAATCTCTCTAAGTAACTGAATTTGTCCATCTCTCTCTATCGTTTCTCTGATCATTTCTGATCCAGGGGTAACTTGAAGTGGAGTTTTGGTTTTAATCCCTTTTTCTATCGCCTGTCGGGCAATATCAGCAGCACGTGACATATCTTCATATGAGGAGTTTGTACAGCTGCCAATTAGTGATACTGAAATGGTATCAAGGTAATTATTTTTTTGCAAGTCTTCAGCCATTTTTGAAATGGGTCTTGCCAGGTCCGGTGTATGAGGGCCAACAATGTATGGTTCAAGTTCATCAAGGTTAATTTCAACTAGTTGGTCAAAGTATTTGGTTGCATTTTCTCTATTTTGTGCAATCTCTTCTTCTATTATTGAATCCTGTATTAGCAAATCTTTGTTGCTATTAGCCAAGTCGGCCAAGTCAGTACGGCCGGTGGACTTTAGATACTCTTCCATTTTATTATCGTATGAAAAGACCGAACATGTAGCGCCTATCTCTGCTCCCATGTTTGTAATCGTTGCTTTTCCGGTACAGCTTACACTCCTAGCCCCTGGTCCAAAGTATTCTATTATAGCATTTGTCCCGCCAGATACTGTGAGTTTGGAAGCAACATACAAGATGATGTCCTTTGGAGAGGTCCAGCCATTTAGTTTGCCTGTCAAGTATACCCCTATTCTTCTAGGATACAATACTTCCCAAGGTAAGCCCGCCATTACCTCTGCTGCATCCAAGCCACCAACTCCTATTGCAAGCATTCCTAACCCCCCTGCATTTGGAGTATGCGAATCAGTTCCTATCATCAAGCCACCTGGATATGCATAATTTTCCAAAACCACTTGATGAATAATTCCCGCACCTGGTTTCCAAAAACCAATTCCGTACTTTCGAGATGCAGATTCTAAAAATTGATAAACTTCATTATTTTCATAAATAGCTGCTTTGGTATCAGACTCGCTGCCAACTCTTGCCTGTATCAAGTGATCGCAGTGCACAGTTGTAGGAACCTTTACCTGTTTAATTCCAGACTGCATGAACTGCAAGATTGTAGTTTGCCCTGTTACGTCTTGGAGGGCAACTCTGTCCGGATTCAAGAGTATATATCCATTCCCAGGAGTCAGCTGGTTAAATTCCGTAAAGTCAGTAGATTCTTCAAGATGACCTATTAAAATTTTCTCACAGAGTGTAAGTGGTTTATTTGATACTTGTTTAAATTTGAGAATATTTTGTTCTATTTTTTTGTATGTTTTAGAAACCAATTCTTGGGTAGTAGTTTTTCCTTTTACAATGTTTTGTTGATTGGTCGTCATAAACTATGTACATTAATCCGTATATCCAATATTTATCGATAATGAAATCAATTAGATGAAAATAGACGAGAGTATCACGCGGATAAAGTAAGCAGCAAAAATCCCCGCTTACTTTTATGGTTAGCAAAATAGCAGGATATTGGAGCCAGAACGAGGACTAAGATCAAACACTGCAAATTTTCAGTAAATTTAGAGGGGGGGAATTAGAGCAATCACATAGTTAAAATTACATTTAATTTAAACAAGGGCCTAATGTTTTCTAAGATTTTAGTTGCCTTTGATGGCTCAAAACCCTCACTAGACGCTGTTGAGAGTGCTATGGAGATTGGGAGAAAATACAATTCTTCATTAATTATTTTGCATGTATTAGATAGTTACAAGTATCCATATTTATTATCCTCTGTTATACTTGCTCCAACATTTGGGTCGGATAAATTTGAGAAAGAGAGAGAAAAATTCGAAGAACTAATGAAATCCCTCAAAGAAAAATATGTTTCAAAAAATAGCGGAGAAGGTTTGAAAAATGAAACCAGTGTATCTGGTGAAACTAATTTAGACGATTCTTCAGATTCTACCGAATCTACTACTACTACTAATGGTGGTAATACTGAGTTGTTTGAGACTGCAATAGTCGAAGCTGAAACTTCCACAGCATCTACCATAGTAGATTATGCAGAATCGAAAAATGTTGATTTATTGGTTATTGGAAGTAAAGGAAGAACGGGTCTCAAAAAAATGTTGGTTGGAAGTACAGCAACTGAAGTAGTCAAATATGCCCACTGCCCAGTCATAGTCGTTAGATAAGAAGCTTGTTCTAATTCATGGTCGTCCTCTACGGTTAACAAGTCAACAGGAGATTTGATACCGTATTGATTCTATAGTATTGTTACATCAAGATTGATGGTGGTCGTCTACCAATTAATATTATTATTTTTTACTGCAATTTTATTTTTTTAGAGGACATTCTTTGTTTAAACACAGACTCCATTGATACTTTTTTCCTCCACTATTCCCTGTAGCCATGACTATCGGCCATTTACATCGGTCGCAATTTTTATCTGTTCCTCTGATCAATCCTTTTAAAGGTATTGGCGCGGTTGCACTACACCTATCGATTGAATAATTAGAACATCCTGCAAATCTCTTTTTGGTTTTTGCAGAACTTTTTATAATTAAATTACCTTTTTTGCAGACAGGACATCTTCCTAGGATAATAACTCTTGGTCTTTTTGATTCAAGGCTAATGGTTTGAGAATCAGTATTCAATGACAAGGAGATTTCCTTACCGATCTCAACCTGATTTTTAAGAAATGATTCTAATCCCCTTCTTACAGTGATTTGTGCTTGTCTAATTACAGAGTCACTGCTACTAGTTCCTGATTCAATGTTTGACAGTCGCTCTTCCATTGTTCTGGTGAGACTAGTTGATACAATGATTGGGACATGCTTCTGCATTGATGCTATTAGCGAAACACCAAGTCGAGTTGGACATATCCCTGTTCTTCTAACATTAACAATGTCACTATGGGAATTAGAACTTGATGCAGTTTCCGATTTAACTGACTTTTTTATTGATACATTACTTGGTCCTACCCGCTTGGAATCGCCATTAACATCGTCTCTATCAAACGAAGAAAAATTGCAAATATAATTTCTCTTGTAAAGTGTATTAATTATTTCAGATCTAGTTGCTTTAGTGCCAATCTTTTCTTTTTCCATTTTTTGAAGTAAAGTTGACTGATTATATCGAGAAGGGGGTTGAGTGGTTTTTTCTAAAATTTCAATATGAATATTTGTTAATTTGTCATTTATTTTTAAAATTGAGAGGAAGGAGGGGGAGGAGTTTGTAACAAAGCCAGAATAGTCAAAATATGGATCGTAAAATTCAATCCATCCTTTGGAGAGCATCTTTTTTTCATCTGACTTGAAAATGTGCTTTTCTTTTACAGTGATGTTGACAGAGGTCTGAGTTACATTTGCATCAGTCCCGAAGGTGGAAAGAAATCTTCGAATAATGAGGTCAAATAATTTTGATTCAGATTGTTCGAGAGTCTTTTTTGGTATTTCTCCAGTTGGGTAGATAGCAGGGTGAGCAGGATCATCTTCTTTTCCTTCATGGGGATTCAAACTTGCAGTTTTTGATAATAACTTTTGACATATTTCCTGAAGGGGAAGTTTTTTTATGTGGCTGTTCCTAGCGTTATCTTCTTCTACGTTGCTACTGGGGAAGGACCTGTTCTCAATCTTTGAGAGATTGTTAATAATACTTTTGTAATTGATGTTAGTGGGGAGCTTTTGACTTGAAGTTCTTGGATATGATATCAAAGCCGCCAGATACAAACTCTCGGCCAAAGAAAGAGTATAACTTGGAGTAAATTTAAAAACCCTGAAGGCTTCTCTTTGTAAATCACCAAGGTTAAAAGGATGTTGAGGTTTTAAAGCACTCTTGGACGTCTTTGCGAATGTCACAATACCTTCTTGATCCTTGCATTCATCTCTTATCTTGATAGCAATATTCTTTGAGTCTATTTTTTGAGGAAAATATATTGTCTGGATTAAGTTATTCTTTTGTCCATCCTTTTCTACATCGTTATCAAAATTGGTACTTTTTTCTCCTCCACTAATAAAATCAGCTACCACATTCCAGTAAGGCATTGGTATGTGTCTTAAAATTTCATTTTCTCTATCCACTACAAATGCGAGGGTGGGACCTTGTACCCGGCCTATGGATAAGGGGACAAATTTTTTTCCTTTCTTTTGATCGGCCTGGTTCTTTTTTATGGAAGTGGTCAAAACCCGAGAAAAATTGATTCCGTAAATGAAATCTATGGTATGCCTTGTTATTCCAGCATCCTTCAAACTTTGATTGGGAGGCAACAGATTGTCAAAAGATTGTGTAATTTCCTCATCAGTCATAGTGGAGAATTTAGCCCTTTTGGACACATCATATTTTTTGTTACAAGCAAATTGCAAAATATTGTATCCTATTACTTCACCCTCTTGGTCAAAATCGCAGGCATGAATGAAACTGGTAGCATTTTTTGAAATCTCCGAAATTTCTTTTAATATTTTTTCAATCTTGTATTTTAAGAACCTTGATTGCGAAGATTTGTTACTTTGATTAGAAGATAATGGGAGCCAAATTGGATCAAAAATAGGAAGGGATTTGTTCCTACGATCTTTTGAATCTGATAAACCATACAAATGACCCAATGCGTGACAAATGATATAGTAATTTCCTTTTTTATCTAAAGCTGAAAAAAACGATGAACCTGGCTTTAGTACATTTTGGTACTCATTTCTGAAACTGTAAGCTCGAATTTCTCCTGAGCTAGTGGAGTTTAATGCTTGAGCTATTCTTCTTGCTGCTGAGGGCTTTTCACAAATTACGATTGTATATTTGGATTCTTGAATATTATCTTTACAATTGGGAAATAAATTAATTGTTCGTATATCAAGCTGACATTTTTCGCTTGACAAGATCATAGGAAATTCTAAATAAAGTAAAATGAGAATTTGGAGCAGTGAAAGGGGAGATTTTACCTTCGTTACAGTTTTTAGTTAGCCCCACTTCCAGACTTTAGTCAGTCCATTTCCTAAGGGATCGACTGTTTTTTTATAAATTCCAAGGATATTGTTGAAATCGGAGTAATCATTTTCGCCCATTCCACTTTGTGAATTTGTTACATTATTGATGTTGGTGTTAGTAGAACCATAAAATGGTAAACTAAAGAGAATAATTCCACTGTCAGAAAAGCTTCCATCAGGATTGTAATACCCAATTGATTGTGATTTGTAAGTGATAACCTGTCCAGTCGCAGTCAGAATTATAGCCTGACCATTTGAGTGCACTGAGCCTTCTGCACCCATTTTATCAACGATTGTTCCTATTGTCTGAGTTGGAGAGCCATTAATAGTACTGTTCCCATTATAGGAAACTTCAACTGATGGTAGATTGTCGACATTTAAGACTCTCATGTATGTAGATTTTGTATTTTCGACATAGAAAGGCTGACCTAATGTTTGTTCGAAATTAGATACATTTCCGATCACTGAATCCAATTTAGGTAAGTTTGTCAAAGATGATGAGTCTGATAAGTTATCACTTTGGGCCAATACAATGACAGGGCTAGAAACTGGTCCAAAATCTAAAATTATTGCTAAGGATGTAGCTAGGATTGTACTTAATATCAGATAACGAATTTTTTCGTTATCTGGTTTATTAGAGATCATTATAGAAAAATTAGCTCTGAAAAATATAAACATTTAACTTAGTTAACAAAAAATAAAGAACATTTGAGTGTATGAAGCTACTTTGGGCTTTATAAAGTGGTGCGATATTAGCCCAAAGAATGACTAAGGAACTGGTAAAATTCTACAAATATCAATCACTATCTATTAGAAGCGGAGTGCCTGACCAGCTGTGAATCCACTTTCTAATGTGATTTGCACTAGTCTCGGCCTTTCTTCTCACAAACCCATCTAAATCCTCTCGAGCAAGTTCAACTAGTATCTGGATCGATTCATACGTTATCTTGTCTGGAAACTTGGTAAACTTTGCATCTTCATCAGAGAGCGCTTCACAAGCGTTCATTTTTATCTTTCTTCTTTCGTCTTTTAACAAATCTCTTAATCTGTCAAATATCCTTTGATTCAAGTTAACAATATCTGAATCAGTTGACTCCATTTTGTTAATTAAGAACTTTCCTAAAAGTTTGGATGATTTTGCTCTGATAAAATAATCTTTCGATGCAGAAGTGTTTTGCAAAATAAAATTACCTACTTCTAAGTAGATCTCTTTGTTATCGACATTCCTTTCACTAGATAATTCACCTAATCCGTCTATTGCTCCTGTTGCAACCACACTTTGAAAAGAGTCTGAAGAGTTTACAATCTCTTTTAGAAAGAGCATAATTCTTATTTTCTCTTGGCTAGAAGCCGTTTTGCAGCTCTTGCCCATAGCCGCAGCTGCAGCCGACTTTATAAAGTCGCTATCTATTGTGGGGTCATTAAATATGGAAATTAGTACATCTATGGAATCAGCTCTCTCAAATAATCCAACATTTTTCAAAATGGCTCTTTTGACATGATTGTTCAGGTATGTGAAATTCTCTTTTTCAACAGCTATTGCTAACAAAGTCTGGTATGCATTGTCAGATTTTGAATAATTATTTTTATCCTTGTATGACCCAATTGTATTGACCGCTTCTTTACTGACACCATAAAACATGTCTTTATCTAGAATTATCTCTCGTAAAGATTCTACTACGTCATGATCGTAGATGTCTTTTAAACTCCTAGTGGACTGTATTCTTTCAATTACTGTATCTCCATTGACTAATTGATTCAACAATAGGTTTTTTAGCTGAAATTCCTTTGATTCATCAATTACTTTAATGGATTTTATAGTTTTTATGATCTTAAAATGAGGATCTATGGATACGTATGAAATTGAAGAGCTACCATCGATTTCAACCAAACTTTCAGAACTCAATTGGGTAATATTCATCAAGTGGCTAATTTGTTTACTTCTTCCAAAGACGTCTTGAATGACGATCTTAAACTCTAGCTCAAATCTATATGGTGGCATGAAAACATGGTCTTTAAGTTGAGTTTGATGTGATTGGATCGCTTTGATCTTTAATTTATTTAGCTGCTTATCGCTTTTTGTCTGGTCATAGGACTGTTGGAGCGTATACTCAATTTCAAGCTCTGGATGTCCTTTTCTATAAATCCACTGATCAAAAAAAGTCTGTACCTGAATACCTGAAACCTCCTCAATTGTTTCTTGTAGATCATTTGAAACTACGCTTGAATTTTGGTATCGATTCAAATATTTCTTTAGAGATTCTTTGAAATTAACTTCTCCTAAAAAATTTCTTAACATGTGCAAGATGAATCCAGCTTTTTCATAAGAATGAGCATCAAAAAGTTCATCGGGATGTTTATAGAGATTTGTAACTATGGGTCTAACATAATTTTCATTTGCTTCTTCAAAATAAACATCTGTTGATTCTATAAGGCTATAATGGAATTCTTCAATTCCCCTCGAATTCTCTAAATATAACGACTCGCAATATGTAGCAAATCCTTCATTTAACCATATATGTGACCATTCTTTACATGTTACTAGATCCCCAAACCATTGATGAGCTAATTCATGAACAATTAATAAAAGATCATTCTTATAATCAAGTGTTGTTTTTTTATCGTGAAGGACTCTTCTTGTGAAAGTAGTGCAGCTTAGATTTTCCATCCCACCAAATTCAAAATTATCAACGGCAACCTGAGTATATTTCTCAAAGGGATATTTTGTTTCAAAGTAATCTTCAAAGAATTTGATCATTTGAGGGGTTTCAGAGAACGTAAGCATTGCATTTTCTTTATGTATTTCTTCTGGCCAATAATATTCTAAAGGAACGTTAAGATAATGGGTATCAATTCTTGAAAACTTGCCTATTACCACGGATACTAGATACGCAGGTATCGGATTTGTCTCACTAAATTTCCATATCGCTTTTTGATTCTTCTCGTCCATAATTTTAGAAATGAGTTTTCCGTTTGAAATTACGTCATATTCTATTGGCACGCTAATCTCGATGTCAAAGTAGAATTTTGCATTAGGTGAATCAATGCATGGAAACCAATATTTAGCCTCTGTGGTTTCTCCTTGAGTCCATGCTTGATAGGCTTCTGGATTGTCATTTGTGTTTTTTTTAACCATAAAATGAAAGCCGGTTTTTGGGGCTCCAATCTCCATTACGGCCTTGTCATAGCTATTGTAATATCCCGGTAAATAAGTAATGCAGACTTCTGCGCTACTTCCCTTTTCCACGGTATTTGCAAGATATATTGACAATTTCTTGTCATTTTCCAATTCAAAGTTTAAAATCTTGATATTTGATGACGATGAAGTAACATTCACTATTTTTAATTCAGCGATATCTAATTGTATTTTGCTTGTATTTCTCAGAAATTTGAGCCTTAGAATTTGAGTACATTCACCAAGGATAATTTTTTGAAAATCTGGAAAAATTCTTAAGGACATGTGTTCAATGGCATAGGGAAATCTGGGAATAGAATGGAGGCGACTTCCGGGAAATTCAAATCCATGACGAGTGGTAGAATTGCTATCATTGCAATTTGCATTTTCGATTTTATTATTCTTGGTTAGATTCATCTTGATTTCTCTGCTGTAATTGTTGTCCTTCAAGCTGAAATAAGTTTATTGATGAAGCAACATGCCGTTTTCTTAATGTCATTAGTAATTTCGATTTGACTTTGATGCATTCTTCGCTAAATTACAGATTCCTACCATAGAAGAACCATAGGTATGTACTGTTCCAAATTAGTAGTCCAATCAGTATTTGTTTTTTCTCTGATTTTCATTACTGTATGTGCAGATTGGGAAGATTTTTTATTACAATGCAAGCAATTACTCACAAAGAAAAAAAATACAACATACTCGTGTAAGAGGATGAAATTATTGGATTTGAGATCTGACTACACTCTGTTAGTGTACTTTCATCTTACCTGCACTCAAGGATTTAAGATGCTTAATTTATCAGTTCAGTATCGTGATTATGGTTAACTGGTCGTATTGAAACTTGAAGAAATGGTGGATTTAGGTTCGATATCCATTAACAGTTTTTAGAAACTGCTCAAGCTTTTCTAGGGTTTCTGTGTGTAAATGATGCTCTATGCCTTCTGCATCCTGAATGGCAATATCTTCGCTAACACCTATGATTTTAAAAAATTCAGTCAAAAGTTTATGTCTTTTCTTTATGTTCTCTGCAACAACCTTTCCTTCGTTTGTTAGCCTTATTCCCCTATATTTTTCATATTCCAAATACCCTTTCAGATCCAACCTGCGCATCATTTTTGTAACACTGGGAGCTGATACATTGAGGCATTCAGTAATGTCAACACTCGTAGCATATCCTTTTTGTTGAACTAGTTCGTAAATTATCTCTAAATAATCTTCCATTCTGTCTGTTCGTTCCTTTCTCTGAAACCTATTGACTCTCTTTATAGAATCTATGGTGGATGTTTCCCGGGTTGGAAGTGGATAATTTGACATTGCTATTGATATACCTTCTTTGAATTATCATTCATTTCCAAGTCGTATGATAAAAGAATTTTGGAGGCGATCATACAAATAGACCTGTTAAATACATGATAAGCATTCCTAAAATAAATCCTGCAACAATTGACAATCCTGAATTGTTGGCATTTGATTCTTCAAGGACTTTTGTATTTGTCTGTAAAGTACCTGAATTTTGGACATCATTTGCAGAACTAAATGTCGTTTGCTTAGACGTTGACTGTTTGAATGATTTTGACATCCAAACAATTAATGAATAAACTACTTGGAATATAGCTCCTGCCCCAATAGCTAAGAAAATAACTGATGCCAAAGGCGAATAAATGAAACCGCCAATCCATGTTCCCAGTATTGTTGGTATTCCTGCTATCAATCCTAACATAACTAATCGTCTTATCCTTAATTTCCCTGATTTGGCAAGTGGAGCAACAATAGCAAGTCCTTCTGTGGTATTGTGAATAGTAAAGCCGATAATTAAAAATGTGCTCAATGCGATCTCGCCAAGCAATACGGCAGCTCCTATTGCCAGACCTTCGCCAAAATTATGCAGTCCAATTCCTATCGCTACCATAAGGGAAATTGCCAAAGGTTTTAGAATGTTTCTGTTGGTATTGAGGTTGGTGCTGCTGCTGCTACTGCTGCTACTGTTACTGTTGTCAAGATTTTCGGAAATGTTTGAATTTACTTCGCTTCTTTGGGTAGTAGGTAGTAATGTATTTTTATTTTCGTGTAGATAATTTGATCCTTTCATTGTACCAAACAATGGTCTTCCTCCATCATGGCCTTGGTCTAGGGAATTGGACCTAGTAATTGACTTATTCAAATCGGATTTGATAGAGGAACCTTTCGATTCTGCTCGTTTGATAAAGTACTCTGATAAGAAAAACAATCCTAGGAAGGTAGCTATGATTACTACGGGAATCAACATTTGACCATTAAATACTGTAGCTAAACTGGCAGCTGCAATTTCGTTACTTTCTAAGAAAGCTTCAATCCCTAAGAATATCAAAAGACCTGCTGTCAAGCTCAGGAAGAAATTATATTGATTTCTGGTAATTTTTTTCATAAATGGATACCAAGCTAGGCCAATTAGAACTGGGATGACTCCTACAAATACTCCTAGCAAAGCAAATATTGAAACTTGGTTAATGTTTGGGACAGGTGCTGGGGCTGCAGCCTCTACAGTATTACTAAATCGAGTCCCGTCTGATGTGGTAATTCCTACTTCGTAAGGTTCTGCTGTGTTCCAGAAAAAGGGAATAATTACTTTTGCATCACCCAACCTAGGGAGTACCTGTGACGGTTCAATAGCAGCTGAGTGTATTCTGTCATTAATATCTGCTTGAGAGATTGTTACTGTTTCTTGACCAGTATTACGGATATACGCGACTATTTGATTTTCATGAAACTCGATCTTTTCTATCGTTATCTCGGGCAGAGGGGTTCCCCCTGTTATCAAGTCTTGGCCGAACGGACTTGTAAGGAAATATATCATTGCTGCCAAAACAACTAATGGTACCAATGCAAGGCCAATTGACAAAAATTTCTTTTTCTTTGCATCTGCGGGCGTTACTATATTATCCATATCTTTTTTAGAACCTTGAAGATTTATCTTCTCTACAGCAGGAGTTTGGATAGAACTATCTTTAGATTCTGTATTGTGTTTAAGAGTATGATCAGAGCTCTTTGCAGTAT from Candidatus Nitrosocosmicus hydrocola carries:
- the mntR gene encoding transcriptional regulator MntR encodes the protein MSNYPLPTRETSTIDSIKRVNRFQRKERTDRMEDYLEIIYELVQQKGYATSVDITECLNVSAPSVTKMMRRLDLKGYLEYEKYRGIRLTNEGKVVAENIKKRHKLLTEFFKIIGVSEDIAIQDAEGIEHHLHTETLEKLEQFLKTVNGYRT
- a CDS encoding ZIP family metal transporter; this translates as MTRKIKNISSEEKKDITDDKNNTAKSSDHTLKHNTESKDSSIQTPAVEKINLQGSKKDMDNIVTPADAKKKKFLSIGLALVPLVVLAAMIYFLTSPFGQDLITGGTPLPEITIEKIEFHENQIVAYIRNTGQETVTISQADINDRIHSAAIEPSQVLPRLGDAKVIIPFFWNTAEPYEVGITTSDGTRFSNTVEAAAPAPVPNINQVSIFALLGVFVGVIPVLIGLAWYPFMKKITRNQYNFFLSLTAGLLIFLGIEAFLESNEIAAASLATVFNGQMLIPVVIIATFLGLFFLSEYFIKRAESKGSSIKSDLNKSITRSNSLDQGHDGGRPLFGTMKGSNYLHENKNTLLPTTQRSEVNSNISENLDNSNSSSSSSSSTNLNTNRNILKPLAISLMVAIGIGLHNFGEGLAIGAAVLLGEIALSTFLIIGFTIHNTTEGLAIVAPLAKSGKLRIRRLVMLGLIAGIPTILGTWIGGFIYSPLASVIFLAIGAGAIFQVVYSLIVWMSKSFKQSTSKQTTFSSANDVQNSGTLQTNTKVLEESNANNSGLSIVAGFILGMLIMYLTGLFV